A window from Paenibacillus polymyxa M1 encodes these proteins:
- a CDS encoding diguanylate cyclase domain-containing protein, whose amino-acid sequence MLQGVTLNSISDGLTGLYNAGTIRAKPVELVEKDGLKGVLFIDIDHFKNLNDTSAHSEGIRF is encoded by the coding sequence GTGCTGCAAGGGGTAACCCTGAATTCCATATCAGACGGTCTAACCGGGTTATACAATGCAGGTACAATTCGTGCAAAGCCCGTTGAATTAGTGGAGAAGGATGGACTGAAAGGTGTACTCTTCATTGATATTGATCATTTTAAGAATCTCAATGACACGAGCGCCCACTCTGAGGGCATAAGGTTCTGA
- a CDS encoding helix-turn-helix domain-containing protein, which yields MINHVNELAVRTGNHLGKGVKKSRFRTPTKNKVKNRILMAVLYGTNTKISELAEQIGINPRTAAAWIYERNPSVANQEKIAEVLNFPKEVLFYQHSGQEKIEIPFESVVHQGFLGDKIKNVILAGLMIVHNINHPDLAEYLGYSRGLFRSHLHEGRIPPDEIQDQVCRFFKIPPHILYNQDLFGEVNFSAKDFRPYFRHGIRKSRK from the coding sequence ATGATAAATCATGTCAATGAACTGGCCGTCCGGACTGGTAACCATTTAGGCAAAGGAGTGAAGAAATCACGGTTCAGAACACCAACAAAAAATAAGGTGAAAAATCGAATTCTCATGGCCGTTCTATATGGTACAAATACAAAAATATCTGAGCTTGCTGAACAGATAGGGATAAATCCACGTACTGCTGCTGCATGGATATATGAAAGAAATCCAAGTGTTGCGAACCAAGAAAAAATCGCAGAGGTACTTAACTTTCCTAAAGAAGTATTGTTCTATCAGCATAGTGGCCAGGAGAAAATCGAAATCCCCTTTGAATCAGTCGTACATCAAGGATTTTTGGGAGATAAGATTAAGAATGTTATATTAGCCGGTCTAATGATAGTTCACAATATAAACCATCCAGACTTAGCTGAGTACCTTGGCTATAGCAGAGGGCTTTTTAGATCCCATTTGCATGAGGGACGAATTCCACCAGATGAAATACAGGACCAGGTATGTCGGTTTTTCAAAATACCTCCACATATCCTTTACAATCAAGACTTGTTTGGTGAAGTAAATTTTTCAGCAAAAGATTTCCGCCCATATTTTAGGCACGGCATCCGAAAGAGCAGAAAATAA
- a CDS encoding GNAT family N-acetyltransferase — MTDKDFNELLDIFELRPSSYKYTPLQRVNDVAYEKSWQQEALLEKGYEIVHSAQTKHHETVIVYRSLCNDELDDTHINLKARIISTRGIKPFSPRMFLVYDPDDSSLDIADIQVDVAEANRGYGSIFMAAMFKLIKNLPAPVTRISGWLSPVDAGHLDRAVHFYKKHGFTYFSQKNEILWVNPMGNR, encoded by the coding sequence ATGACTGATAAAGACTTTAATGAACTATTAGATATATTCGAGCTTCGTCCCAGCTCCTATAAATACACGCCTCTCCAACGAGTAAATGATGTTGCGTATGAAAAGAGCTGGCAACAAGAAGCTTTGCTAGAGAAAGGCTACGAAATTGTCCATTCAGCACAAACAAAGCACCATGAGACGGTTATCGTGTATAGATCCTTGTGTAATGATGAGTTGGACGACACACATATTAACTTGAAGGCACGAATTATCTCAACTCGCGGGATTAAACCATTTTCCCCGCGCATGTTTTTGGTATATGATCCGGACGACAGCAGCTTAGACATCGCTGACATCCAGGTAGACGTTGCAGAAGCTAATAGAGGATACGGATCAATTTTTATGGCTGCTATGTTCAAACTAATTAAAAATCTTCCAGCGCCAGTTACACGGATTAGCGGATGGCTGTCGCCGGTCGATGCTGGCCATTTGGACAGAGCAGTACATTTCTATAAGAAACACGGGTTTACATACTTTAGCCAAAAAAATGAAATTCTCTGGGTAAACCCGATGGGGAATAGATAA
- a CDS encoding DNA adenine methylase — MNLAIHNQTYCIYCEEPFDPEGDDIHPNRSGFWCSCCDWFNFFDPSQDTRKFTLVLEENSSINEPPPMQRRIKLNKRLSLLRFPGAKSKVADHLYQYISAGKTEMLVSPYAGGASAELAYLHAGVFKNLALNDKDFGIYSLFQLIKIFPEALTMEIQHAKPTHDDYIQARQIIKSDYVGCDLFQAAWSLLLVNRLAFSGIFKANPLGGIRGSRQKLLSRWNPDDLCKRINTIHAMGDRFTVHNQDAIEFIEEYYWYDNATLLIDPPYVKQGKNLYLHYYDEDDHLKLQLLLDGLHQEFPCADLIVTYDNDPLIEQIYKFPEITRLKRRFSA; from the coding sequence TTGAACCTTGCAATACACAATCAAACCTACTGTATCTATTGTGAGGAGCCATTTGATCCAGAGGGAGACGATATTCATCCCAATAGGAGCGGGTTCTGGTGCAGCTGCTGTGACTGGTTCAATTTCTTCGATCCCAGTCAGGACACTCGAAAATTCACTCTGGTTTTAGAAGAGAATTCAAGCATCAATGAGCCTCCTCCGATGCAAAGAAGGATTAAACTGAATAAAAGATTGTCACTTCTACGATTTCCGGGGGCAAAAAGTAAAGTCGCTGATCATCTCTACCAATATATTTCTGCAGGTAAGACTGAGATGCTTGTAAGTCCCTATGCTGGTGGGGCAAGTGCGGAATTAGCGTATCTACACGCTGGGGTTTTTAAAAATCTCGCTTTAAATGATAAAGATTTTGGCATTTATTCATTGTTTCAATTAATTAAGATATTTCCAGAAGCCCTGACTATGGAGATTCAACACGCCAAACCTACGCACGATGACTACATTCAAGCCCGGCAGATAATTAAGAGTGATTATGTAGGTTGTGACCTGTTCCAGGCTGCATGGAGCCTCCTTCTGGTCAATCGCCTCGCTTTCTCAGGGATCTTCAAGGCTAATCCACTAGGAGGAATACGAGGGAGCCGACAGAAACTGCTTTCGCGATGGAACCCAGATGACCTGTGTAAGCGAATTAACACTATTCACGCCATGGGTGACCGCTTTACTGTTCACAACCAAGATGCCATTGAGTTTATTGAGGAATATTATTGGTACGATAATGCAACACTCCTGATCGATCCGCCCTACGTGAAACAGGGGAAGAATTTATATTTACATTACTATGACGAGGACGATCATCTGAAGTTACAATTGTTACTGGATGGACTACATCAAGAGTTTCCATGTGCAGATCTCATTGTTACATATGATAACGATCCACTGATCGAGCAAATCTATAAGTTTCCTGAGATCACTCGCCTTAAGAGAAGATTCAGTGCGTAG
- a CDS encoding AbrB/MazE/SpoVT family DNA-binding domain-containing protein: protein MKSTGMTRPLDVLGRIVIPKEMRTSMDFNVGDPVEIFMDQDTNTLAFRKYTGMSCKMCGSIEQLTYFKESFLCNDCIRELKSGNAISLPKKDTSNLFPQEKVRRSHYTTQQMIKKLKEIMLELPNSTQKEYAKILGTSQPRISQLKKLL, encoded by the coding sequence TTGAAAAGTACTGGAATGACACGTCCATTGGATGTCCTTGGTCGAATTGTTATACCAAAAGAAATGAGAACATCGATGGACTTTAATGTAGGTGATCCTGTCGAAATATTTATGGATCAAGACACAAATACTTTAGCTTTCCGGAAGTATACCGGGATGTCTTGTAAAATGTGCGGTTCAATTGAACAGTTAACATATTTCAAAGAGAGTTTTCTCTGCAATGACTGTATAAGGGAATTGAAAAGTGGAAATGCGATATCCCTCCCTAAAAAAGACACGAGTAATTTATTCCCACAAGAAAAAGTAAGACGTTCTCACTATACAACTCAACAAATGATTAAAAAACTCAAAGAGATAATGTTGGAACTTCCGAATTCAACACAAAAAGAATATGCAAAAATACTTGGAACCTCCCAACCTCGTATTTCTCAACTTAAAAAATTGTTATAA
- a CDS encoding site-specific integrase, with translation MNINDITIKNYELDKAEETLKFLLEQKKEYISNSRAKNTVKSYKSDWKHFMQWCKHNQLSYLPTNDDAYSLYLSNLATRGFKVSTIRRRMSSIAQAHLVAGYPSPTTAHIKVVWAGIKRVHGTTEIGKLPVVVDIVKQMLNELPDKLQGVRDRAILLIGFAGAFRRSELVSLDIESISVVKEGLIVQVNKSKTDQEGKGESIGIPYGMFEQTCPVRAYINWIQAAGLKSGPVFRSINRHNQVSHTRLSDKSVALIVKRYINAVGLDEKLYSGHSLRAGFATTAAMLGKSERSIMDQTRHRSEAMVRKYIRMGSFFKENAAGNIGL, from the coding sequence ATGAACATTAACGATATAACAATTAAAAATTACGAACTTGATAAAGCTGAAGAAACATTAAAATTTCTATTAGAACAAAAGAAAGAATATATTTCAAATTCCAGGGCGAAAAATACAGTTAAGTCTTACAAGTCTGATTGGAAACATTTCATGCAGTGGTGTAAACACAATCAATTAAGTTATCTTCCAACCAATGATGATGCATACTCATTATATTTATCAAACCTAGCTACTAGAGGTTTTAAAGTAAGTACGATACGCAGACGAATGAGTTCCATCGCGCAGGCACATTTAGTAGCGGGGTATCCATCTCCGACAACTGCACACATTAAGGTTGTATGGGCAGGTATTAAAAGAGTGCATGGGACAACTGAAATCGGTAAACTTCCTGTGGTCGTAGATATAGTGAAGCAAATGCTTAATGAACTGCCAGATAAACTTCAAGGTGTGCGTGATCGAGCGATATTGTTGATTGGATTTGCCGGTGCCTTCCGCCGTAGTGAGCTGGTGAGTTTAGACATAGAATCCATTAGTGTTGTAAAAGAAGGTCTGATTGTTCAAGTGAACAAATCTAAAACGGATCAGGAAGGAAAAGGGGAGTCTATTGGTATTCCTTACGGCATGTTCGAGCAAACCTGTCCTGTACGGGCATATATCAACTGGATTCAAGCTGCAGGTTTAAAATCTGGCCCAGTATTTCGATCTATAAACCGGCATAATCAGGTTTCTCATACACGATTATCTGACAAATCTGTAGCATTAATTGTTAAGCGATACATTAATGCTGTTGGACTTGACGAAAAACTTTATTCTGGCCATAGTCTACGAGCTGGTTTTGCTACTACTGCAGCTATGCTTGGTAAAAGTGAGCGGTCTATTATGGATCAAACACGTCATCGTTCTGAAGCGATGGTTCGTAAATATATAAGAATGGGCTCTTTTTTTAAAGAGAATGCAGCAGGTAATATTGGGTTGTAA
- a CDS encoding SOS response-associated peptidase codes for MCGRFTLTADIADVMNTFSVDSKNYEYTPRYNIAPSQTISVITNYNGHRALEAYRWGLVPRWAKDIKIGFKMINARAETLKTKPAFRNLLSRNRVVIPADGFYEWKKMGDEKQPYRFQLKGQRIYGFAGLYDEWTDPNGDKLRSCTIITTQPNELVQNVHDRMPVILDNSSVNEWLDPDITKSEQVLRLLQPYPADSMVSYPVSRAVGNVRNTDASLIEEINLNSK; via the coding sequence ATGTGTGGAAGATTTACGCTTACAGCAGATATAGCCGATGTAATGAACACGTTTTCGGTAGATAGTAAGAATTATGAGTATACTCCAAGATACAACATTGCACCGTCCCAGACTATATCAGTAATCACGAATTATAATGGGCACAGGGCGCTCGAAGCTTATCGATGGGGACTTGTACCGCGGTGGGCAAAGGATATCAAGATTGGTTTCAAAATGATAAACGCCAGGGCTGAAACATTGAAAACCAAGCCAGCATTCCGTAATCTATTGTCTAGGAATCGAGTTGTTATTCCTGCAGATGGATTCTATGAATGGAAGAAAATGGGTGACGAAAAGCAGCCTTATAGATTTCAACTTAAAGGACAGAGGATATATGGTTTTGCTGGTCTTTATGATGAATGGACTGATCCTAATGGAGACAAGTTGCGCAGCTGCACCATTATTACAACCCAGCCGAATGAATTGGTACAGAATGTGCATGATCGAATGCCGGTGATTTTGGATAATAGCTCTGTCAATGAATGGCTAGATCCTGACATAACAAAATCAGAACAGGTGCTAAGATTACTGCAGCCTTATCCAGCTGATTCCATGGTCTCGTATCCCGTTTCTAGGGCTGTGGGGAATGTTCGTAATACTGATGCCAGTTTAATTGAAGAAATCAATCTAAACTCAAAATAA
- a CDS encoding DUF2325 domain-containing protein, giving the protein MNDLVHMHVYFTGRCTKCKHYNEIFVYDYGKMTYEEQDAAMDHVNHPVVPIACSKCGAEYPAEHIVYREMLRKVDAVKQAINHDYTDPETSAAILEGHEKRFEIFTDREKEFWAAFTDYALDNWQAAVSELARTEVNAGFVALGKSPTLKSDLHARREAQKVAQADRRSFWHSANAEFVKELLEIGAMGWVPVDYAKHYGANRTRFGIMHFPIAEGLEDLRTKYIGLLFKRERGDNAFLLRRIGQLSDTAHKQTVKYNKLLRQLDEQKHIIANLQDKLGAANAQIYSLSDQKPITDRSKDDIRRIRELKSFVADLLEELRKLRPNEPEDVLEPAVLDEEISSEGNVSAPDLSTLDGKTVAIIGGYRSRRDNSGYPCDIIAHDGRKHDPDFYDALKQADIIVVLTRFISHASELEAKATAAQDDKPIHYIKETNIGSILNIVAQKN; this is encoded by the coding sequence ATGAACGACCTAGTGCACATGCATGTCTACTTTACAGGGCGATGCACGAAGTGTAAGCATTACAATGAAATATTTGTCTACGACTACGGAAAAATGACGTACGAGGAACAGGACGCAGCAATGGATCACGTAAACCACCCTGTAGTCCCTATCGCTTGTAGCAAATGTGGTGCAGAGTATCCTGCAGAGCATATCGTATATCGAGAGATGTTGCGCAAAGTTGATGCGGTCAAACAGGCAATTAATCACGACTATACTGACCCGGAAACAAGCGCGGCGATCCTTGAGGGTCACGAAAAGCGCTTCGAAATATTTACGGATCGCGAAAAGGAGTTTTGGGCGGCTTTTACAGATTACGCGTTAGATAACTGGCAGGCTGCTGTATCAGAGTTGGCACGTACAGAAGTTAATGCAGGGTTTGTCGCACTTGGTAAAAGTCCAACCCTAAAGTCAGACCTACACGCTCGTCGTGAGGCACAAAAGGTGGCACAAGCAGACCGACGCTCATTTTGGCATTCTGCCAATGCCGAATTTGTAAAAGAGTTGCTTGAGATCGGCGCAATGGGATGGGTCCCTGTTGATTACGCTAAGCACTATGGCGCTAATCGTACCCGTTTTGGTATTATGCATTTTCCCATTGCGGAGGGACTTGAAGATCTACGGACAAAGTACATTGGACTGCTATTCAAGCGCGAACGTGGCGACAATGCTTTTCTGCTGCGACGGATCGGTCAATTGTCCGATACAGCTCACAAACAGACAGTAAAGTACAATAAGCTCCTACGCCAGCTTGACGAGCAAAAACATATTATTGCTAATCTGCAGGACAAGTTAGGTGCGGCTAACGCTCAAATTTACAGTCTATCCGATCAGAAGCCAATCACAGATCGCAGCAAAGATGACATACGTCGTATACGTGAGCTTAAAAGCTTTGTAGCGGATTTATTAGAAGAGCTCCGGAAGTTGCGTCCAAACGAACCAGAGGACGTTCTAGAGCCTGCAGTGCTGGACGAAGAGATCTCAAGCGAAGGAAATGTGTCTGCTCCAGATTTGTCCACTTTAGATGGGAAAACAGTCGCGATAATTGGCGGCTACCGGAGCAGGCGGGATAACAGCGGATACCCTTGCGATATTATAGCGCACGATGGACGCAAACATGATCCTGACTTTTACGATGCATTAAAGCAAGCAGACATCATCGTTGTGCTGACACGTTTCATCTCACATGCCAGCGAGTTGGAGGCAAAGGCAACAGCTGCACAAGACGATAAGCCAATACACTATATTAAGGAAACCAATATAGGGTCTATTCTTAATATAGTGGCACAAAAAAACTAA
- a CDS encoding zinc ribbon domain-containing protein, which yields MREWICPSCNVHHDRDVNAANNLLKLAL from the coding sequence CTGCGTGAATGGATTTGTCCAAGCTGTAATGTACATCATGATCGGGACGTGAACGCTGCCAATAACTTGCTGAAACTCGCATTGTAA
- a CDS encoding phospholipase D-like domain-containing protein — MTINRFPIQPRIEIVSSKDDLCYQDVLDDFPSAEYIFVVTYNISEINKTLLQRLKDASDHAEVKVITNIPKRFDRYYGLKPRNCARDSIRNYTDRLNPEKTEGMSTSFHFENHSKIVLTNNIAYIGSANFSDESARSRETGTLYRDPLMVQNIIDYLVPLFEGEAIQYFGNSLNQRLLAFTLLLSEVVIASEKIKDGMYTFVGYPREDIEVFNSSDPYLSDQVISGLFDLLVELEEEIEVLKDVKGLEYLSEYLDSDILEYARRLIDDRTPIRDLSRFDYQNYASDLINDELFYVDDLGEAGDEASQLSSEKHTELAELAKESIEELFKLLNQIQSSMQSIVHELSRLHRQQLTIDNT; from the coding sequence ATGACCATTAATAGATTTCCAATTCAACCCCGAATCGAAATCGTATCCTCAAAGGATGACTTATGCTATCAAGACGTTCTGGACGACTTCCCTTCTGCTGAATATATTTTTGTAGTAACTTATAACATATCAGAGATTAATAAGACTCTTCTACAAAGATTAAAAGATGCTTCAGATCATGCTGAGGTTAAAGTTATCACTAACATTCCAAAACGTTTTGATAGATATTATGGCCTAAAGCCCCGGAACTGTGCAAGAGATAGCATTAGGAACTACACTGATCGATTGAACCCAGAGAAAACTGAGGGGATGTCTACATCTTTTCACTTTGAAAATCATTCAAAAATAGTTTTAACCAATAACATTGCCTACATCGGGTCAGCGAATTTTTCCGATGAAAGTGCGAGAAGTCGTGAAACCGGCACATTGTATAGAGACCCCCTTATGGTTCAAAATATCATCGACTATTTGGTACCTTTGTTTGAGGGAGAGGCAATTCAGTATTTTGGTAATTCCCTGAATCAAAGACTTCTTGCTTTTACCTTATTGCTATCAGAAGTTGTAATAGCATCGGAAAAAATAAAAGATGGGATGTACACGTTTGTTGGTTATCCACGCGAAGACATAGAGGTATTTAACTCTTCGGACCCATATCTGTCTGATCAAGTAATAAGTGGTCTATTTGATTTGCTGGTTGAATTGGAAGAAGAAATCGAGGTACTAAAAGATGTTAAAGGACTTGAATATCTTTCTGAATATCTAGATAGTGATATATTAGAATATGCTAGGCGGCTTATCGATGATCGAACGCCAATTAGAGATTTGTCTAGATTCGACTATCAAAATTACGCCAGTGATTTAATTAACGATGAGTTGTTTTATGTCGATGATTTAGGCGAGGCGGGGGATGAGGCGAGTCAACTCTCTTCGGAAAAGCATACTGAACTTGCTGAATTAGCAAAAGAAAGCATTGAAGAGCTTTTCAAGCTATTGAATCAAATTCAAAGTTCAATGCAGAGTATTGTTCATGAGTTAAGCAGACTGCATCGTCAGCAACTTACCATCGACAACACGTAA